From the genome of Malus sylvestris chromosome 13, drMalSylv7.2, whole genome shotgun sequence:
tcaGAATCACTTGTATTGATAGTTAATTGGTACGTAGTACCAAAATAGAAAACATTAGCAGTGCAATTTTGCAGACCGTCCTAAATTAGTAGTGAGCATCCTCAATTCATCACCATATTGATTTTCATCAGATAAGTGGAATTTAATCTATGTATTACACATACATAAATACTTAAACTCATAAAAGTATATCCGAGGAATAATAGGGATATGGCTAGctacacatgcatgcatggtGCAATTCTGAAAGCTTGCATCTAATGCTTAtctctcatatatatatatagcttacACATAGATTATGTGGCTTAAAGTCCTGTATGGCTTTAAGTGGCACAAGAATTTAATACCATCCCCTAGCTAGCGAAAACAGCACGATATGGAAGACTTCATGATCTCCAATGGGTAAGAAAACCCATATTATCTTCAACAATCCTAAAAGCAATCCACATTGCACTTGCACACCAAAATCTTACACCATCCTCTAAAATCAAGAACCCAATCCTATTTCCTTGCCAAGAAGCTCACTCCATTCTTAAATGAAAAACAAACCCCATATCGATCGCCTACTCAAAGAGGAAGAGAATGTCactaagaaaaaaaagttaGTACTGGTGTATGGCAGTCAAGTAATGTTAATGATACACACATATAttacacatccattcatctacgGAAGTAATTTCCACACAATCTTTTTCTCTCCTTACACACCTTTATTAATTGTTGgctattgaattgaataaatcaaaagagAATCACTAGACAAAAACAAACAAGAGTAAGAAAATAAGTGTCTGAAAATCATTTCTCATATATCTATCAATGCATGCCCTAAGGTATTGCATTTAATTGGCTATGTAGAATGAATTTTCATAACCAATGTATACTATAACCTTTTAGGGTTTCCTACCATTACTGACCGAAAAGTATAGGATCAAGTTCCCATGTTCATTCTAGATTCCACCTTTTCCCCATAAAGTCCTACGGATAGTAGGCATGGAAATACAAGGTAAAGATTTCCAAACCTGATCACTTTGCTGATTAATATGAAAACCAAAACCTAGTTATTTATAATTGTTATAAATTCACCCTCCACCTCCGTCCCCTTCATTATACGGATGCAAAGGTCCTACGAAATTAAACACGAAAGAAAACGAAGActaggaagaagaggaagaagaagatgatgaaaagcTAATGAgaagagaaacaaaaagaaaaattatgtacaaaagcatataaatacataataaattaaAGTAATATCTCCACGACGATATAAATCTCTCTCTAAGTCCAAAGAATAACATTAAAAGTTCAAGCACGTACGACTGAGAATCTGAAGGTACACTAGCTAGCTATTCAGTTAGAGATCGAATTAAATACCACGGCAGCAATTAACAcataaaacaataatcaatatTATGATCCATTCTATtgatgttgatgatgatgatcttcTTCTTTGGGCTCCTTTCGAATCTGCGGCACGATATCCTGAAGAAGTCCATGGTCTCTAAGAAAATTGGTAGCCGAAGAAGAAGGGGGTCCTTCAAAATTATATCTCTCTTGAAGTAAACTAGTAGAAAATGAGGAGGGATTAAAAGGACCGCCACCAGCACCACCACCGTAGGTGGAAGAGCTGATATTCAAAGAAGGGGAGGATTGATACATATAAGCATATTGCTGTTGCTGCTGTTGTtgatagtgatgatgatgaggtAAAAACTGCTGAACTCCAAAGGGATTTGATGATGCCTCCGCAGCAGATATAAACCCAGTAGACTGATGCGGCAGTGGTGCAATTCCCATTGTGCCACGCGGTGTAATGGGACTTGGATGCGTGTGTTGGCCTTCGTATGTGGTGACCACAGTGGACGGGTCGTCGGACGACCTCTCCACCCTCTTCTTCACACCACAGCCCGCAGTGGTGCAACGATAATAGCTCCTGCGTAGACATACATacattataaattaattaacattATTAATCATTACGTGCTCCATAAGAAATTGAGGGTGAAATTCAATTGATACACAAATGCATGTATAGTAACTATAAGTATACTGAACCAATGAGTGAATGATTGAAATCGGGGGGTGAGAATGAAGGTGAGGGGTTTGGagagatttttgttttaaacAACCGGTAGTCTACTCTAAAATTAATCTAAATTTCAAACTTGGATGTAAAGCACAAATTTTTAGTCAACTTGACTAAGCTCAAGTTGCCTGATTTCCGTCGAGGGTTTTGAGAAAATATGTATACCTGGGATAAGGACTATTTTTTACAGCTTTTTGGCCGTATTTTCGCCATCGGTAGCCATCATCTAGGTTATCAACCTCACTCTTTGTCATGAACGCAAATCTCGGCTCCCTCTGCCTTTTTTGGTTCTTCTTTTTCGGTTTCAATCTGTATTTACATCATCAATCAACTTGTTAGTACTCAACTTTCCCATCACAAAAATCAGAAAAGGAAACAACAACTTCCAATGACCcatcaacaaagaaaaatcttaaaaaaaagttgattataaaaagaaatcaaaAAAATCAGAAACTATACTTGCTATATGTTAGCTGCCTGCACTATATTAGACAGGACAAAACATACacaaaaaaccttagaaaaaatcaaatgaataatTAGCAAGTAGGTCATactgtttctgggttttctcCGGATCTTGCTCATCGGCTTCCTCTTCCTGCACTTTTGTCATTTGGCCCTCATTATTATTCGCCGCAGCTTCATTCGACGACGAAGAGATTGAAGACGAGTTCGGCGTCGTCGGAGCCGTACTGCTGTTCAAAACCTCCGAGGTTGTATTAGTAGTAGTAGCACTCTCCCTCTCCGGCATCGCTACTACTGTAGAAGTAGATGCTGGAGCGGGAAGTGATCGTTGCTGATTGTGGTGAGGTGGCATCATCATGAGCGACGACGTAGTTTGAGGGAAATCGAATAGAGAAGGAGCGTAGTCTGGGATTCCGAGCAAGTCCGTGAACCCTCCAAGAGAACCCTTCTGATCTTCGCACGAAGATGGCATGTCGAATATGCCGGAAAAGGAAGGAAAGTTGGTCGGAATCTCGTCGGAGAAAACTGCCGAATTTGCCATGCTGTTGCTACGATCGGTGGTCTTTAGTTCTTCTTCTCTACCATCCATGGATTGTTTTTAAAAATCAGAAGCACATATTCCCCATTTGAACTTGTTCTCCAAGTCTCTCAGATATTGagatatagagagagagggaagaggagagagagagagatagagagaaatgTGGAAAGGAGGATAGAGAGAAAGTGATTTTTATTAGCTTTATTatataaaaaccaaaatataaaagaagaaaaaagagaaatgtttttcttattttttaaagtGTGAAAGGACTTGGGCAGGGATTTTGGAGAACAGCTTGGCTCGGAGACGTTTCCCACCCAAACCGACACGTGTCGGTGGGTTTCGAGCGGACGGAGCTTGTCGACGGGACGGTGGCCGAGCATTAATGGATGCTGCGTGGACCCCTTCGGAGCGGAGGAGGGCCCACAGTCGTTTCTTAACGCGGGATTTTGACTGGTGGGGAACCGGCCGAGTCCGTAGGAATGTGGACGGGGGCTTTGGCCTCTGCAGGTACACGTGAGCTATCTCGAAACCATTTTCAAGTTTCTTTCGCGGCTTTTgccttttaggttttaactttCAATCGGCAAAACCTACTCtaacaacaaaaaatgaaacagaaaactcctttttttttatcaagttactatgtattaaaaaaaaatttcaacagtATGTTATGGACGTGCACAACATGCTGAACCAAGTAAGATTGTAAGAGgtagaaaaaaagaagagtgCATGAAAATAAAATTGGATTGCTAAAATTACTTTCGAATCTTTAAGCTTAAAGAAACCATATGAGTTTTGcttgtcttttctttttgctCAATAAGCAGCCTTATGTGATAAGTTCGAATCACCTGATCACAAGAATCCATCGCCGTTGATCATTATATAAAAGTAATCTAATGATCGATATTAAACTTAAGTTCAAGTTCAATTTATTAGCATATGTCTTTTTCGGGTTAATGTTAAGCGTTGTATTTAGACTCAATGGTTGATACCCTGCTTTGCACATTCACTAAATGATCACTTGTGAGAAATTAACGAATGAAGTAAAATGACTTCcttatttttggtaaaaatatttttattaatatatgcATGTCTTTTTCGTTATGGAGTTGTTTTGAATAATTATTTTCGATGAATGTCACTTTCTTCATGGCTCACGCCATCAATTGTTATGTATCTTTTATATAAACCGCATGGGCCATGTGTCTCTCATCTCTCCCCACAAATCAAAATGTACGATAAAAAACCTAAACTTACACTTTAAGATTTAAAGATATCAtactttaaaatttgaaattgatttcttttcttagaaataaaatgtaattttaGTAGTAACAATCCATAACGTATATAGAGTAAGAATGTCAAAAAGAACTAAGCGATCGCATAGATCAAAAGAAacaacataaattaacaagtaaAAACTCATTAAAGCACGATGCAATTCCAATCACGGCCCATATCTAAAGAAACTTGCAAGTTGCAAGTTGTAGAACCATCGAAAACCATCGAAAAGGCAACACGAGGAAAAGACCACACTACCCTTTGATGCACTACAATAAGTCGACTCGAAGAAATCCTCATAGTCATTTTTCATGCACCAAACCACTAGAAAAACTTAATCCACCACCTCAACTTTGAACAACAATCACCCCTCAAAGCTTCGATTATGACTACCAAGTCAGAGCCGTTATACAAAAGCTCTTCTCAACAAAGCGAGAGAACGATCGAAACTCTTCTCGCGGGAGTAAAAAGATTGACATAACGGTGGATCAAGATGATTAGAGGAAAGAAAAAACAtgaaaggaaagagagaaataaagaaggttgaagtttcaccataaaactaattggcaatatgaagaGTAATCCAACCTCTTAaactcttttaccttcacatcctcacaacaaaaaaaaggtCAAACAGAGATTGCCGCTGACTACAAGACAAagtaagtttttcttttttctctttataCTTCggaaattatttttctcttaaATTTATGTATTTATCACCGTTAATATCTGAAGTGGtgtggaaaattttcaaatttaaacaGACTGTCAATAATACAGTAAACgtgaaattattttgtttatatgACATTTATGACAAAATGAAAACCTGTAACTTTTTTATATGAATCCATTTGTTGTCTAGTTTATTAAAAGACAAAGTTGaagattgttttgttttctgtaTGCGAccattttttcattttatttgaaGGAGAAAATATTTTCCATAATTTGTTTCAGTCACTAAAATCTTTTCATCAAGATAAGTGTATCCTTTGGACATATATATCGTCCTGCAATGAAATAGCTGGAGCTTCAAAAAGTGTCGTAATCTCAATGAAAAGGATATGTAGATTTTTATCGAAAAGGATATGTATATTTTTATTCCAGCAAATTGTTGAAGCTTGTAACTTGATAAAAATTTCTCTTCAACCTCACGCTTACTTTTTTTCAAATGAAAAGGATATGTATATTTTTATTCGAGCAAATTGTTGAAGCATGAACGTttacattagaaacaaaagtatTAAACAACCATTCAGCCTCAACATGATTCCATCTATGAAGGTCTCtcgaaacaaaataaatttctctTCAACCTCACACTTACTGGACGTCAcaattaattttgttaaagacaattttgaattttaactgaAATTAATTACTGTAATCATActtcgacaaaaaaaatattactgtAATCATACtctaaaaaaacaaaggaaTTTACTGTAATTTATTTTCATACAACCCACCTTTGCTACGACATTGGCACCCAAGTCCTCATTTTTCCAGAACTCGATGTGGGACAATGGAGGCCAGTTCTGCCTCTTCATATGTGAATTAATTACATGAATAAGCAGAATAAAGCAAGTTTTAAGATATATTGGATTTTCTTTGACACAGAGATTTAAATTTATCAAATGTAAAACACAGAATACATGTAACGATTCATACGTACTTATTTATCTATGCAAgtaaaaaacaacttatttctttATGTATATTAAAGTTGTGGAGCATAAATAATAAGGAAATCGAGGGGATGCTAAGGGATCCCACGTGTCAAATCGAAAGGTTCACCTTTATCTGATCAGGCTTTCGAGTTTCAAAGCACATGCACTTTACGCGGTTTCAGTAAAATATATTCTACGATTGCTTCCATTACACGCCCTCTATTGTCTAcactgtcttttcctttttttattttactttattttttttattttattattttattcatttcttttcttttttgatatTAGAAAGATCATATTTTTAGTGTATAAGAAATTTTAAGAAAACTCTAAACAGTGATGAACTTTTTAttactttatgtttttttttgcataatatTTTAGATCACAGAGAATTCATGGAGAGTCTCATTTTGCGagagtcttcttagcatttttCTTACCATATTGGTATACTATCTCATATACTAATAAGTGATGCATACAGCCAACATTTAATcatataaatttattaattgacaTGATATGTAAACATCATTTATCACATCAAATGGTAGTAATGGATCTATCTGAAATGTCATATATTTTCTTGTTGTTCTTGGTCTTCTGGGAAATTTCTTTTCCGTACATCAATTTCGTAGCAATATTACACCAATGACTATTGTGGTTTTCTTTATGGTCCAGCTACGTTATGGAAGTAATGGATCTATCTCAAATGTCATTAATATTTAATGATGCATCATCCTTTCCTCAAATTAACTGACCGTTGTTAGAATTTTCCTATTAACTTATTATTATGTAATTAAATAAtgtttattctcatgtgcatATTCGAGTGACTTGTTGTGTTAAGCTTCCTAGAAACACTTATCTTAGATTGCTAATTCGACTTAGGGTGTGTTTTGGAAGTTTAGAAATAACCAAAAAAGCATTATTTTTCATTGGATCATTTACAGAAAAAAAGAAGGTATTGGTACCTTTGTTTATTAGAGGACGTTATAATCATTATTTACTTCTGGATTCAATACTTTCATGTTTAACATCAATATATGAATTACAATAAATGTAATATTACACAACTCTACGATCGCAAAATGTTATATGGTAATAAAAATGTTAAAGTTAACAACATAGAAAGACAATGGTAATACTGTAATAAGATTGATGTTTACATTAAGATGAACATTTTACATTGACAAATAAACACCTAAAACATACCTGTTAAAACACACCTGACCAAGAAAAATTGATATGTACAAAGACACTCCAAAAACAAACCTTTTATGGTGGATTAATTTCAGTTGTAAATGATTGCGAGGTTCTTCATGCATGCGATCTTTTTGGCTAAGCTCAAAAGTTAACACATGAGATAGAAAAGGTGTGGTGCTTTCTTGGGGCTTCATGCAACAAAAAGGTCGATATTACGATTGAAATATAGCTAGCTAAGATATGTACCCTCACTATATACCACCTAGTTTACTGAACAAGTTTTCCAAACTTGCAATATTCCACGAGATTTGAGGTATGCATATCATAAAACTATTGGGTAATATGTGTGCGCGCTCTTTTCCTCCTTTTCTGGTGTCTTGCTAAGGAGCAAGGAGCTGCTACGAATAACTTTACCGCAACGAGTTGTTTAACAGTTtgtatttatcttttttttatgtGACTGCGTGATACGTTAAACAATCACAAATcttctatatataaagccaatggAAAAGATGAATAGTGATTTTGATATCACCAAGcgtcaacaaaaaaaattggacaGAAATGCCCCCaagacaaaaaacttcaaaggcatcccaaaaataatgcatcaaataagacaagggcattttcgttattttaatagtatttttttaataattaatttttttgtggtttttttttaattagtacctcacaataggctagtaataatgtgattcaatttctctatttttaaacacattcagaacatcttaagaggcgtgtaatgccggttataaaaaaggttaTTCGCACGtgaataataatgtgattaaattagttgtcaaatgattgttttttttgttttttttttattttaacaaatgatattatctacactaagggggagggggtgagcttagcctcataatggactagcaataatgtgattcaatcagttgtttattaaatattattttctctattttaaacacgtttaaaatatcttaagaggcgtgtaatgccggttctaaaaaaagtttttcgcactcggataataatgtgattaaattagttatcaaatgattttttttttaacattaatgGACGGCAAAGGTTACACTCCAACGTGATCCTTCCTTCCATGTTCATAGGTGTAAGCTCCGACATTTTCTTTTATAACACATTATATGACTCGAAACTTGcataaacataaaactcaatttACAGAATACTACAACACGATTAACACTTTTACTAATATTGTATCAACAAAAGATCACATTTTCTcgtataaatataaaatatgagttattgaattattatatttttctatcgctttgtgtgttttcaagttTGGGGTTGACACAAACGAGTTTAAATcttttgtgtttattttatgtGTAGTCTCTATTCTGAATTGATCCATGTTAATAAACATAACTCTCCTTAACTTCGTTAAGAGAGAACACAAAATGTGAACAGTGCTTTTGGTGTCACCAAGCAAAAACATTTGAacaaaaatgcccccaagaCAAAACACTTCAAGGGCGTcctaaaataatgcatcaaataaggcatgggcatttttgtcattttaacagtgcattttttaataattaatttttggtacaaattttttttaaattagtatctcacaataggctagcaataatgtgatttaattgctgtatttttaaacacgttcaaaacatcttaagaggtgtgtaatgccagttataaaaaaaagtatttcacacgcggataataatgtgattaaataagttgtcaaatgattttttttaacaaatgatataatctacactaaaggggagagggtgggcttagcctcacaatgggctaacaataatgtgattcaatcagttgtttattatattttctctatttttaaacacgttaaAAATCTTAAGAAGCGTGtaatgctggttataaaaaatgtctttcgcatgcggataataatgtgattaaattaattgtcaaatgattgttttttttaacaaactataTTAGGGGGAGGGGTGGACTTACCCTcataatgggttagcaataatgtgattcaatcaattgtttattaaacattattttctctattcttaatgtaaattttatagagaccgattttattatgtgaattcagctactttaattggtttaagaatggtttcttctagcatgatataaaattattcatttacttcatttaattgactttccttttgtcaatttacgcatataaattaggggtgggcaaacgtgTCTTGGACCTGCATGTTGGGGCGGATCCATGAGGTTATGGGCGGgtccaaaaattataaatacaaacAGGGCGGGGCGAGCTGGTTATAAAAATTGGAGAAAACGAGCCCCCGGCCCGGACCGTTCATTGCCTACCTAAATGAATAACCCTCTATCTCTCTACCCATTCACTCAACTGTTAACTCTGCCCTTACCTTTGATCTCTCCAACACCACTTCGAGTCTCCTCCCTCGATCTCTCCTCCTTTGAATCTCTTTTCCTCTCTCGTCTCAGACCTCAATCTCAAACCCAGGATTCCATCTCTGTACGCGGTACATCGATTCTCCACACTTTCTCGTTCTCCCTCCCGCCCGTAGTGATTGAGTCGACTTCGATTGTGTCGACTCCACAGCAGCCAACTACCATCACTATCGTCCTCGCCGAACACCACCATCATCCAGCAAATCCCTAGGTAATttatgaattagggtttatgATTTAGGAATTTTGtaggtttctgattttgttttgattcatCAACTAGTGTAAGACGAGGGTGGAGGTCTTGGATCTGTGAGGAAGACGACGTCTCTGGTTCGATTTGCCGATTTGAACAATTTGGTAATTTGTGAGATTGATTTGATGTAGTTTTGTGTGTAAGAGTAATGGGTTCTATTAGAAACTATGGATATGGGATTTCATGGTTTACTTATTTTGGGATATGCATGGAAGAATCGTTAACATGTGCGGAGTATATACATTGATTTGGTTGTGTTTAAACACATGCAGTGCAGAAATGTTTGTAGGATTTGTTTTTCCGTGTTATGAGTAGTGCAAACTACAAATGAGTGTCTAAAATGGTTGGTTTTGCTTCTGCTTTTGCTCAGCAGATTGGCGCCGTTccaaaatcgtaaaaaaaaaaagtaattggaTTCGTGGACCAGTCCCAAACCAACCCGTTTAGGTCCGGTTCCCAAACTCAAAATCCTTCTACCTAACCCGGCCTAGCCTGTTACATTTTAAAACGGGTAGGGCCAGGTTCCTCCAAATTTAGGCCCAGCTCGACCCATGCCCATCCCTAATATAAATACATTCAAAACGTGTAAGTCACACGTAGcacgccgtgattcaaaaaatgtcttatGCACACGTGAGCGTGTGTATGAAGGCTAGTATATATAATATCTGTTGCAAGTAAGATTATCTTGCTAATTGTACAATGTTTTTTCAGAAGTACATCACACCACTGTGAAAAGTTATATTTTATAGGGTGGAAGATTCTTTCTCATCCtaatttctttctccttccctcccctcctatATGAACGGCTACAGTTAagttacgttaatattttatattaatttcttataaagacaaaaaacaaaatgtgaGAGCAAAAAATAGAAAGAGAAATAACGAGAATCCTACTTCGTATTCGAGACCTAGTTGACTCTGTTTTGCTTAGTAGGTAAGCTTTTGGGAGAACGTGAGATCAGACCGAAAAACAAAGGGTAAATTCCTAAAGCGTAGCCAGGGTTTTCACATAGATTCCTTTCACATGCATTCAACAGCACCAAATAAACACAAACCCTACTATTTGGAGACCGTGTAAAGCACGATATGCATTGGGGGCGTGGTGACTGACGGATGATGATCTGATACATGTTCGTATTGGACTCCCTAGGACACATCGAAGGTGACCCATAATTTACGTTTGACTACAGGGTTTCCGAGTCAGATGCTGTACCGGCCGATATGCATGTCGTGTGTGGGGATCTGAAAAACTCAAAACGCATAGGTCAATAGTCAAATCTTTGaatatttgtttcttcaacGACACCAAAACAGCGAAGTtttatcttttcctttttaatttttcttgtttgcTGCACAGAATACACTCAAAACAGCTTTGGTTGCGAGCCCTTTTAATTACATGTGGGGTTTGGGGTGGCTTAAACTTTCCTTAAAACTTAAAAGGCTTCTAATATGCATTGATGGGGATAACAATATTGCATGCCTTTTACATCTCTGTTGCATTGtattcttttggtttgtttttaaaCCAGAAGTCAATGAGCAAGTTACTAGGAAAATGAAAGAGGTTGAGGAATATAAAGTTAGTGGTGACCACATTTTATTATATGACGTCTCAAAACCAATACGGAGTTGGTAAGTTAAAGCATTTTGATAGTGTCAAGTTATCCAACAtgatttgtcaaaaaaaaaaaagttatccaACATGATTAATTACACATATTTAGTAATGTTAattattttgagaaattttatctATGCAACACTTTCTTCTATGCGTACTCATGTTTATTTTTAGCTTTacaattgaataaattaacagaaaatcaataaaaaataaataaccaaGGATGTGTTGAAGGACAATAAAAGTGCATGAAAATGATTTTGCATTCCATGAaacaaaatgctccaaatacaACTTAAGTTttagaaaaaaagagaaaattttgaaacaaacGAATAAGAATAATGCATCTTCTAATAGTGTtcataatatttgtttgtgtgaTTAAAATTTGTTCCACATCATACATGAAAAGGAGAGATAAACCTCTAAAAGTTGATGtgacatcatttaatttgttcATTCGATTGCATGCATGTATAATGCAATAGGATGTGATACAAAGGACAGTCTTGAaggaaaattatatttttagatTATGTGGCAGCCCAAATTGCCCAATATAGCCTTGTATGTATGTTTTTTACTTAATTAATACCTCCaacaataaaaattataaattcaaACCTGAATATATACCATGAACAATGTTCACGTATAAATTAATTGATACACAGGGTATATAATTCATTGTACCTTGAATGAATGCAACTTCAATAAAttaacaaaccctaattttttttcagaaaattcTTTTTAATATCTTGAACTAAAAGGCATCAAGATATTGCATGCAGTTGGCCGTTTGAATAAGAACGATTCAGTAGCACCTTTTATAGTGCATTCTCAATAAACTAAAAGGGCTAAGATTCTCTTCTCTTCCACATTATTGCTTATAAAAGCAGAGGAATCATTAGTGGCTGCTGTCTTGGTGCAAACTTGCTTTATTATAGGCAGCATCGACCGATCAAACCCTAAAAATTACAACTTCCAACTGCCCTATTCGAGCTCTATCAAGCCtgctaacacacacacacacacacacacacacacacacacacacatatatatatatatatatatatatatatatatatcttatcACCGACCACTTTATTATATACTTCATATCTTTACATATATGTTTCAGAATCTAAAGTGTGAACTTTCATAAGTTTTAGATGGCTTCAACTGTCTTCTAAAATTTTAGGTATGCAGATAGATTGGAACGAATTATTGACATGCATATAGTCAACCTACAGTTTGAATatctttataattattttacaaacaaaatatattttggaaataatgAATGGTTGTGGACCTTCTGGTGCATGCATTCGACATTTCTATTGCCTTTGGATTTTTCTGGTAAACAGTCACAAAGCAAACTTCAAAACCAAATGTTTGGAATCGGCTTACTAAATTAGGTTTACTATGTCGACGTCTATCAAATTAGTTTAGAATTTTCTGAATGCCCATTTGATTCCCATTTTGACAgaataaaaaaatgtgaaagtAAAATCATTTTGGTGCttcaaaaacaagtttaaatATGACTAATGCTGATCATTTAATTAGCATAACGCAAATCAAATTTATTTGGTTTAGAAGTCGCTTTCTAGGATTCGTTTTCTAGATTAATGTTGACATcatttattaatattatatggTGCAAAATGAAATTGGAGCTTAGGTTCTACAGAAAGCAATTTTTAAAAACTATATAGCGAACTACCATTTATTCTTCCTTCATTATATATATTGATTAGTTAAGCTTAAGCAGGATCCTGAAagattttcttttattaattaacatatatatattatatatacaggTGACGTTTTACCATAGTGGATAAAACAATGATGTCAATGCACTTTGGTACAAGTTCGATCATCACCAATCCTCCTCTTCcctaacaactaacaatttaaccTTCAACTCAAAAGGTTAAACCTATTAACC
Proteins encoded in this window:
- the LOC126597435 gene encoding probable WRKY transcription factor 48, coding for MDGREEELKTTDRSNSMANSAVFSDEIPTNFPSFSGIFDMPSSCEDQKGSLGGFTDLLGIPDYAPSLFDFPQTTSSLMMMPPHHNQQRSLPAPASTSTVVAMPERESATTTNTTSEVLNSSTAPTTPNSSSISSSSNEAAANNNEGQMTKVQEEEADEQDPEKTQKQLKPKKKNQKRQREPRFAFMTKSEVDNLDDGYRWRKYGQKAVKNSPYPRSYYRCTTAGCGVKKRVERSSDDPSTVVTTYEGQHTHPSPITPRGTMGIAPLPHQSTGFISAAEASSNPFGVQQFLPHHHHYQQQQQQQYAYMYQSSPSLNISSSTYGGGAGGGPFNPSSFSTSLLQERYNFEGPPSSSATNFLRDHGLLQDIVPQIRKEPKEEDHHHQHQ